From Capricornis sumatraensis isolate serow.1 chromosome 19, serow.2, whole genome shotgun sequence:
CGGTCCTTCCAGCACactaggaaaaagaaaacctcataAATAATGCACAGGTGAAGCAGAAACACTGCATTTGCTTTTGGCAGAAAACACCACTGATGGCAAAGGCAAGAGGTACTGAATTACGTCGCAGCATCTGAAGACAGAGGCTAACTGCAGCCTTCCAAGGACAGGTGTTCCTTCACTTCTGAAAAGCATCCCAAGTTTGCTAAGCCACCGGCCTTATGGTTGCAGTCAGCCAATCCACCTTTTCTGCAGACTTACTAGGTGCACGGCTTTGCTCCAGGTGCAGCAGAGAACTCAAACACAAAGAGGCAGGCCTGTCAATTTTTCTATCCGCCCTAATTTTAAAGGTACATGTGAATCTCTTTTTAACTCATCACTTGCTCTCCAGCAGCACTCCATGGTGGAGCTGAGCAGCTCCAAAGGGCTGGGGACAAAGGGGCGgctcctcccatccctctggcTGCCTGTCTCCACATGCAGACCGCACCACAGTTTAGAGAGCTGAAAACAGGCAGGGTAGAATAAGAATCTAAGGGATTTGATCTGTAGGTAGCAAGTCAGGCCCTGCTGTTCGTCCACCTTcatttaatactttattttcttaaaaaaaacaaaacaaaacacagagcaCTTATAATGTGCCAAGTATTGTTTTAAGTGCTTTATACATATTaactcattcaatcctcacaacaaGCTTGTAAGACAGATATGATTACCCTAATTTTAAGAtaaggacactgaggcacagagcagttaGCAAACCCACCCAAGGTCACAGGTAGTCTGTGGCTGAGTTAGGGCTGGAGTGAGTTGAGTCCTAGTCTATGCCATTGACCACTGATCAAAGTATTTAACAGGCTGTGGCATTTGTGTGTGTAACATGCCTTCCTGAAGGCAGCCAAGTAATCTAGTATCAAAGttaaagcaacaaaaacaagaagACACTCAGAATTTATGTATAAGATACACTGTATAGGCTATATACACGACAGAATTCTAACCTCAAGTCCAAGAGTAATTTTATCTTTCACCACACCAACACCCCATCAGTCTGTAACTGAAAACTACTAGAAAATTTGCTGAAAGAATCAGCAGTTGAACTTTTGCTGCAGTCTTTTCCTAAAATATGGCCTGGATCTGAAGCCAGCGGGGAGGAATCAGCACACACAGCACCTCCTGTCTCTGAGTACATCACTGCGTCTCAAAAGCTTTCTGCAAGGGCTCACCTACCAGACACCCCAAAATACCTCCCCCAAGGCAGGCACATCTGTGCTGAAGAAGACGACACTTGcggatatttaaataatttataagtaCAATAAAATCCATTTCCTGTGTGGCACTTGCCACAAAATCAGTGCTCAACAGCCACATGGGGCTAGTGGCTACCACAGTGGCCAGCACAGAGGCCATTTCCATCATCACTGAACGCTCTGTGGACAGCACGGGTTAGACCCCAAGTGTCATTTTTTTATGCTTGAGTCTGAATATACTCAGTGGTAATAATTTCATCCTGTCTTTCTTATGAATAAACAAAATCCAAATTATACCTCATTTCTTCATAAATTTTCTACTCCCAAATTCAGTTCCAAGGACAGTGGATTATTTACAAGCAGGTCAGGTAAGCTCCTAATCCTCTACTACTTGGCACCTAGAATGTCTTTCTTCTTCTATAAGAATGAATGAAACATAAAAATTAGTTGAGGAAAGGGGAATTCATTAAAAAGTACGGTAGACAAAACGCTGCGTTTAGAGACAATAGCTTCATGTTGAATATGAAGCTCTGAGAGTACCCACGAGGAAGTCGGAGAGGAGAGGGTGGCTGCTCCACACAAACCAATTCCTCCATCCGAAAAACAACACACGCACCATTAACGCAGCAGGCCACACACTCTGCAGCTTAAAAATAAGGCACCTACACGAAAACAGGCTGGTTATACTGTCCTGTGTGGGCCAGGGACAGTGGCACCAAATTTCCTACTGGGAACAAACTTTTCCTTACAACCATTTCTAATATCTAGCATCCTTAATCTGTACTCCTAGGATGCCTAACAAATAACACTGCTATTCCATTCCATGTGTGTTCACACTGTAAAGAAGCAGAAACGGAATGATAAAACACGAGCACAGCTTAGGAATAAAGCACAAATTCTAAGACACTTCCATAGCTAAGGATGCTAAGATCCAAAATTCTCCTTCTAATTCCTCATTCTCAATTTCATGAAAGCCTGGAAAGACTATGTTTATGACTAGTAGGAAATGCCCTGTTCTAGTattgatctctgtttatttaaaaaattcctctCTCTGCATTCTTTTCGCCAATTTTTCTCTCATCCTATCTATGCCTATTTACTTTTAGTAACACAAttgattatttttatgaaatcctGTGATATAgagctttctttttcatttcagacGAGTGGAATGAGCAGGGCTAACAAGAATCATTAACGTCTGGTCATTTTAAGTTGTAAAAACACCTTAAGCTCCTcagaagaagcaaaaataaattttaaatgtaataatagcaataattaaATTACATACTTGTGACTTCTTGTAAGAAATCCAAACACGGTCGACTACTTCCAGAAATGCTTATTGAAACAGCCAATGGGGTCTGTCCTTCATAGTTCCTTGTGTTCGTGTCCGCTCCGTAATTATATAACATCCGTGCACAGAGCACATCGTCCCTAAGGGCAGACAAATGTAAAGGAGTCTGTCCATCTTCTAAGCGACCCAAGTTTGTGTCTGCTCCTCTCTGGAGGAACATTCGGCAATAAGAGTGATTGCTTTTAATCACAGCGTATCTCAACAGGAAACCGTTCTGAATGTCGATGTTGGCGTTGTGGTCCAGGAGGATTTTCACACAGCTTGACCGCTCTCGGATAATGGCGAGCTGAAGCGGCGTTGTACCTTTATCACTGAGCGGGTCAACCTCAGCCTTGAACTCCAGTAGGAGTCGGACAAATGAGTCCCTACCATAGTGAGCGGCCACATGAAGGGGAGTCCAGCCATCATTGCTTTTTGCATTAATAATGTCGCTCCTGTATTCAGATTCTAACATCAGGCGTGCAATCCGGGCCCGGCCATGCATGGCTGCATAATGAAGAGCAGTGAAGCCTCCGATTAAGTCCTTAACTGTGGGATCAGCTAGagttaaaaccaaaatgaaaacattagcagactctgggagagaaAGCAACAAATTCTGCCGTGGCACAGCATATCTTAGCCAATTCTCACATGAAATGCGGAATGATTAAACACATAATGAGCATCAAGTCCTTCTTGCTTCAGCCTAATTGAAGtagttttaatggaaaataaattttagtagAAAGCCATCAAACCTGGATTAACAGGATGAGCATATGACTTACAAagcatttaaaagataaatacagcCAACACAGAGCTCTGATCGCCACACCCCTTCGCTCTGCTAATCTAACCAGCTGCCCTTGGCCTCCCAACTCCCTCATCTCTGCACTGTTTcatgtttctcttctgttttgaactttttgttttattttctcttgtgcTGCTTCTTGGTCTTAAAAAGAAGCATGTGTAGCAACATCTGCTGCTCTAAATTACGGATGTACTGTGGTCTGGCAGACTGTGTTATTTTAGGGTatattaggtaaaaaaaaaaaagttttttgtggtctataaaaatttcaaagtatGTAAGGTATATGTTAAGTAATCTTGATAAATCATGTTTCTATAAGATAAAAGTCAATTCTGAATTCTTTGTTTTGTAAGAACTCTGGAGTTTTTAAGAATTAGGCAGCACACATTGAGTGAAAAATTGGGAGAAACTTCAGCACtgtgtaaatattattttctaaaacagtTCCAAACCTCTCTTCTAAATCCACAGATTTCTCgaaataaaagagaagacagaaactAAAATGATTTATCAGCTATGTGTCTCCTCAAGCCAGAGACTTCTGTCCCCTGTTCCCAATCGTTCCTGAAGCTGAGAGTCAGTTCTGCACCGCTCTCATCCCACTGGCCTTCCTGGGTAGGGGGCAGAAGAGGGGAAAGAACCTTTATTCACTGCAGACAGGTCACTTACTTCCCGGAGGCCAGCAAGTCCATGTGAAGATAACTGGTTGGACCTAACTACCTAAgagtaaaatgttttcttcttataaaagtcacccttaatttttcctttgttcatgaaagagaaaaattcatgagtgtttttcaaataaacaaataaaaagcctCCACAGTTACGTGATTAAACACTCATGTATTGTTTAGCAAAAATAGTTTTTAGTTCTATAACATTTTATGACAGTTTCGGCTCTTAGAAAAACCTATGAGGCATAAAAGTATatgtaaaatagtaataatactgTGGAAAATACAGATTTCAATTAAGAAGTAGTTACAACAAAAGCTATACAATGTTAGCACTTTTTAGGCAAGTTATATCAGTtgaatttctaaaattatttcatataaacTGATATCACACAATAGTAATAAGACTTTTatgtgtttaaagaaaaaaaggatatcGTATCTGTCCTGCCTTTCACTAAAAGAAAACTATATAGTATAGTTTCAAGTTgcgacttaaaaaataaataaataaaagcaagaacATTTAAACAAAGCACATTGCTGCCATCTACTGGTAAGATGTGAACACGGGCTCCTAATGTTTCCATTTTgacataatgccctcaagttttTTTTTCAGATACCTTATCTAGAGTGAGTGAGGACATGCATGAAATCTAAAAGAATCTTTACTATTCAAACAAAACTGTAAATCTTGTCAAGACAGTCATTTCTAATCTATATCCAACCAATCAACTGTTTCCAAACATTGTCTCTTATCTGTTAGTGAAATTCAAGAATACTTGCACTTCTCCCACCTTTCATCTACCGTGGGTGCCTTTAAAGGTACCAGCAAATAGTCTCATGTGTTATTTTACAGTGAAAATTATGTTACATGAACCTGCACTTGCATCTTTGGTTTTtcactttagtttttctttttgttctacttATAACTTAGTACTATACTGAActaggaaaaacaaatattaacaaatacaGCAATCATCTGTTTATTCTAAGTAAAACCCACAAAAATGCATTATTTGAGCACATACTGGAAACAAAGCATAGAATGAAGACTGTAGGTTAACAACATGTAAAATCTGTACAGTTAACTTTTCTCAAGAAATTAACATGGAAAATATAAgacaaagatgaaaacaaaaattattattagCCAATGCAATAAGAAAAAATCTTAAATGTAGTAGTAGAAACTACAAAACATAAAATTCTATAAGAAACAGGCAAGACTTTCTTTGACTTAACTAAATTCACTTCATCTGTGTCTGTTCAAATGTTTCTTCATCAGAAAAGCTGTCCCTGAACACCAAACACAGCATCCCCATCAACCTTGTAACTTTGTTCACTTCGGCAACTTTCTCCCCCTAGGTGCACGTATTTAATACAAACTCCAGAATCTCAAGAAACCCATTTAAACTTATTGAAAAGTTtagcaatatatataaataagagcAGAGAAACATTCCCTACAGTATTCTTTCCAACAGCTTTACCACAGTACAATAAAACTGAGACATTTTAAGCATACAGGTTGACAAACTGATGAATTAGACAGTCCTGTAACTACCACCACAACCACAATATTCCCATCCTCTTAAAACGTTCCTTCCTGCCCCTTTACAGTCAATTCCCCGCCCGGACTCTAGGCCCCAGGCAACTACTAATGCTTTGCCTTTCTCGAATTTCCTAGAGTATTAGGCTTTTGCATTTGACTGACTTCATTCATTGTAGTGTTTTTGAAATTCATCCCCATGTTGTTGTTGCTCATCAAAAGTTCATCCCTTTGTActgctgaacaatattccatacTATGGATATACAGTTTATTTATACAATCATTAGCAAATGGACAAATAGGTTATTTCTAGGCTATAATCAATAACACTACTGTGAACATTCACATAGTCTGTTTGTGAATATATGTTTTCACTTCATTTGAGAAACTACCTAGGAGAGAACTGCAGGGTCACATGTTAAATGTACATTTGCaggattccacggacagaggagcctggcgggctgtggtccgtggggtcgcatagtcagacacgactgagcaactaatactttcactttcacttttcagtcgctcacttgtgtccaactctttgagaccccacagactgtaatgtagcccaccaggctcctctgcccatggaattctccaagcaagaacactggagtgggttgccacttcctcctcgaggggaccttcccgactcaggcatcgaacttgcgtctcccacatctcctgcactggcagaaggatttttttttttttttttaaccactgagcccctTAAGAATCCCTTAATGTAAATTTAACCTAAAAAAGGTACCAAACTTTTTCTAAATGACTACACAATATTACAGTCCCACTAGCAGTGTATGAGAATTCCAAATGTTCTACATCTTCACTAACACTTGGCATTATTAGCAATGTTAATTTTACCAGTTCTGTTGAGTATAAGGTGGTAACTTACTGGGATTTTAACATACAATTCCCCAATGACTAGTGATATTGggtttatttatatactttcttTTTGTGGAGTGTCTCTTGAAATCATTTACCCATTTTTATTATGTACTTTTACTCATGACTGAGTTTGAAACCCAACTGTGcctatattctggatacaagccTTTTCGTCttgtattttctcctagtctacTGCTTGCCTTTTCACTTTATATAATGTGTCTTTGGaagagcaaaaattttaaattttgatgaagtctactgtcatttgttttctttgacgGTTTGTGCATTTTGTGTcctgtttaagaaatctttgcctaacacAAAACagattttgtgttttcttctcgAAGTTTCATAACTTTAACATTTATATTTAGAGCAATGATCCACTGCTAGCTGGTTTCGGTGCAGAGTGTAACATCAGATCAAGGTTCATTATTTTCCATATTAGTGGTTCAAGCACCATTTGTTTACAGGAagcaagaactttcagatgtacaagttgaatttagaaaaagcacaGGAACAAgatatcaaattgtcagcatctgctgtatcagaaaaagcaagggaattccagaaaaacatttacctacttctgcttattgactacaggaaagcctctgactgtgtggatcacaacaaacagaggaaaatgcttaaagagatgggaataccagaccattttacctgtctACTGagaacctgtacgcaggtcaagaagcaacagttagaaccagtcatggaacaacagactgattcaaaattgggaaaggaacacgtcaaggctgtacactgtaaccctgcttatttaacttctatatagaatatatcatgcaaaatgccaggctggatgaatcacaagccggaatcaagatgttgggagaaataccaacagcctcagatatgcagatgataccactctaatggcagaaagtgaagaggaagtagtgaactaaagagcctctcgatgaaggtaaaagaggagagtgaaaaagctggcttaaaactcaacactgaaaaaacaaagatcatggcatctggtcccatcactttatggcaaatagaaggggaaaaagtggaaacagtggcagattttactttcttgggctaaAAAAACTCActgcggacggtgactgcagccatgaaattaaaagatgcttgctcatttctatgataaaactagacagtatatcaaaaagcagagaaatcactttgccgacaaaggtttacatagtcaaagctatggtttttccagcagtcatgtacagatgtgagcgttggaccataaggaaggttgaatgctaaagaattgatgcttttgaattgcggtgttggagaagactcttgagcttccctttgacagcaaggagatcaaactagtcaatcctaaaggaaatcaatcctgaatattcactgggaggactgatgctgaagctccaacaccctgatgctgggaaagattggacaggagaagaagggggcgtcagaggatgagatggttggatggcatcactgactcaatggacctgagtctgagcaaactccaggagatagtgaaggaaagggaacctGGGGCACTATAGTTTATgcggttgcaaagcgtcagacacaacttagcaaatgaacaacaaacaAATTTGTTTAAAAGACTACCTTTTCCTTAATTATTTATCCTGGTGCCTTTGCCACAAAATAGTTTACCATACAAGTGTGGATCTATTTCTGAACTCTATTCTGTTTCACCAATCTAAAAGTGTATCCATACACCAATACCTGATTATCTTGATTACTGgagctttatagtaagttttgatAGCAGGTAACATCCTCAAACTTTCTTTAAAACTGTTTTGGCCAATAAATTTTAGAACCAACCTACCAATTTCTTCAAACAAGCCTGTAAAAATATTGATTGGAAtatgctaaatatttaaaaaatgtaaacctgTTCCAAATTATCTAAATACTATTT
This genomic window contains:
- the ASB7 gene encoding ankyrin repeat and SOCS box protein 7, encoding MLHHHCRRNPELQEELQIQAAVAAGDVHTVRKMLEQGYSPNGRDANGWTLLHFSAARGKERCVRVFLEHGADPTVKDLIGGFTALHYAAMHGRARIARLMLESEYRSDIINAKSNDGWTPLHVAAHYGRDSFVRLLLEFKAEVDPLSDKGTTPLQLAIIRERSSCVKILLDHNANIDIQNGFLLRYAVIKSNHSYCRMFLQRGADTNLGRLEDGQTPLHLSALRDDVLCARMLYNYGADTNTRNYEGQTPLAVSISISGSSRPCLDFLQEVTRQPRNLQDLCRIKIRQCIGLQNLKLLDELPIAKVMKDYLKHKFDDI